The Aspergillus chevalieri M1 DNA, chromosome 5, nearly complete sequence genome includes a region encoding these proteins:
- a CDS encoding uncharacterized protein (COG:L;~EggNog:ENOG410PI7H) translates to MARPQQAPHRARARAVHMFPGAGRILEQGGNPGSYRATEGRGVSPGDQPTAGHGVSPEHVEEAEETGNAGSTEPAWMMSPMERACLEFCIELLNQRHRAHEYESPLVCAMAVLGWGRLGGVIPTVTPHFIADDCDGSAQCFHEHSLSAWQTMP, encoded by the coding sequence atggcgaggccccaacaggcgccccatcgagcccgggctcgggcggtccatatgttccccggggccggtcggatcctagagcagggtgggaaccccggcagttatcgggccacagaggggcgtggggtgagccccggagatcagcccacagccgggcatggggtgagccccgagcatgtggaagaagcagaggagactggcaatgcaggcagcaccgagccggcatggatgatgagcccaatggagcgtgcctgcttggagttttgcattgagctgctcaaccagcgccaccgtgcccatgaatatgaaagcccccttgtgtgtgccatggcggtgctcggctgggggagactgggtggcgtgatcccgacagttaccccccattttatcgcggatgattgtgacggctcagctcagtgctttcatgaacattcattgtcagcatggcaaacaatgccatga
- a CDS encoding uncharacterized protein (COG:S;~EggNog:ENOG410PMWZ), giving the protein MAQMLVAQRAVQMADHGQVEHPADALEAMRERFLLPGVAAPFNWLTRLRTFGKRIQNTTTSLGYIYWSDDQQTLSYKELHLTMAGLRGFVRTQVELAQLELEGLFLLHEEETREAVVPRLALVELADDPTNNRRGWNFLQDHRTRAALPTTGEQWLMDRVVATDWLRAEWVGVRPHDHQVMWHTTVVDAYLGQVDQFLERLLLLMHLTAGQPARATELLGIRHSNTVCGQHRNLFIEHGVVSLVTAYHKGYSMTGSTKIIHRYLPAEVSELVVYYLWLILPFARAVQALAHGTRQARSPFLWPRGPNLAAGAWDSGRLRGVLQREAHIHLQTKLNVISWRHAAIAISRAHLQCGGFKRDYSADDGLIDQQAGHGSWAAGTVYARGLQEAPGHIQARRVQYRAISREWHAFLGFQVSLGPRKRGWGEGKGEEPAAKRQRQQQPYVTVEMKEN; this is encoded by the coding sequence ATGGCCCAGATGCTGGTGGCGCAGCGCGCGGTGCAGATGGCGGACCATGGTCAGGTTGAGCACCCGGCAGATGCCCTGGAGGCCATGCGGGAGCGGTTCCTCCTCCCGGGGGTGGCTGCCCCCTTCAACTGGCTCACACGGCTGCGCACGTTTGGCAAGCGCATCcagaacaccaccaccagtctgGGATATATCTACTGGAGCGATGACCAGCAGACCCTGAGCTACAAGGAACTGCACCTGACCATGGCGGGCCTGCGGGGCTTCGTGCGCACCCAGGTGGAGCTGGCCcagctggagctggaggggctgttcctgctgcatgaggaggagacccgggaggcggtggtgccgCGCCTGGCCCTGGTGGAGCTGGCAGACGACCCGACCAACAACCGGCGTGGATGGAACTTCCTGCAGGACCACCGCACCCGTGCAGCGCTGCCCACCACAGGAGAGCAATGGCTGATGGACCGGGTGGTGGCCACCGACTGGCTGCGGGCTGAGTGGGTGGGGGTGCGGCCGCATGACCACCAGGTGATGTGGCACACCACCGTGGTGGATGCCTACCTGGGACAGGTGGACCAGTTCCTGGAGcggctgctcctgctgatgCACCTGACTGCTGGGCAGCCGGCGCGGGCcactgagctgctggggatCCGACACAGCAACACTGTGTGTGGCCAGCATCGCAATCTCTTCATCGAGCATGGGGTGGTCAGTCTGGTGACGGCATACCACAAGGGATACAGCATGACAGGGTCCaccaagatcatccatcgCTACCTCCCGGCGGAGGTCAGTGAGCTTGTGGTGTACTATCTATGGCTGATCCTGCCCTTTGCACGGGCAGTGCAGGCCCTGGCCCATGGCACCCGGCAGGCACGCTCCCCCTTCCTGTGGCCACGGGGCCCCAATCTGGCAGCGGGGGCATGGGACAGTGGCCGGCTGCGGGGGGTGCTCCAGCGTGAGGCCCACATACATCTGCAGACCAAGCTCAATGTGATTTCCTGGCGGCATGCAGCAATTGCCATCTCCCGGGCACACCTGCAGTGTGGTGGGTTCAAGCGTGACTACAGTGCCGATGATGGGCTGATCGACCAGCAAGCCGGCCATGGGTCCTGGGCTGCTGGGACGGTGTATGCCCGGGGGCTGCAGGAGGCACCTGGCCATATCCAGGCACGGCGGGTGCAATACCGGGCCATCAGTCGGGAGTGGCATGCCTTCCTAGGGTTTCAGGTATCACTAGGCCCGCGGAAGCGGGGCTGGGGGGAGGGAAAAGGGGAGGAGCCAGCAGCaaagcggcagcggcagcagcagccgtatGTGACTGTTGAGATGAAAGAGAACTAG
- a CDS encoding uncharacterized protein (COG:S;~EggNog:ENOG410QEA6;~InterPro:IPR022698,IPR013087;~PFAM:PF12013): MDLFLYNDTHRLWICGPCGFAVRPAHLAAHLANRHPKHPSAATPALRRAACALMLKRPCWDPAREPDRPVPPPPAPGSPPVPGLPVHPGYRCPHPDCAYIVCNPESLLRHRTRIHADRRPRGRQPPASQVSPLPPYRTVSCQRFFPSGAGSGFFQVTPPAHTERARQAATMGEVEFIRRQVAGALAEDAAAAEAGAQRVPDPDAKAPTEISPWLELTRWPEFLHGHAFTAVAPLAAPPDPTAEPLLTVFSASVERLIEAAYQSIKTRRINEFDQVSRQASEKYTYIGTPTPHALPHHMRARAHPYAICM; encoded by the coding sequence ATGGACCTCTTCCTCTACAACGACACCCATCGCCTGTGGATCTGTGGTCCCTGTGGATTCGCCGTGCGGCCCGCCCATCTCGCCGCCCACCTGGCCAACCGCCATCCCAAGCATCCCTCCGCGGCCACCCCGGCCCTCCGCCGGGCCGCCTGTGCCCTGATGCTCAAGCGGCCCTGCTGGGACCCCGCGCGGGAGCCTGACCGTCCGGTCCCGCCGCCCCCGGCCCCGGGGAGTCCACCGGTCCCGGGGCTCCCCGTCCACCCGGGCTATCGCTGCCCCCACCCCGACTGTGCCTACATCGTGTGCAATCCTGAGAGCCTCCTGCGGCACCGGACCCGGATCCATGCGGACCGTCGACCCCGGGGCCGACAGCCCCCGGCCAGCCAGGTGTCCCCGCTGCCCCCGTATCGGACCGTCAGCTGTCAGCGCTTCTTCCCATCCGGTGCCGGCAGCGGTTTCTTCCAGGTCACCCCACCCGCGCACACGGAGCGGGCCCGCCAGGCAGCCACCATGGGTGAGGTGGAGTTCATCCGGAGGCAGGTGGCCGGGGCCCTCGCCGAGgacgcggcggcggcggaggccggGGCCCAGCGGGTGCCGGACCCGGATGCCAAAGCGCCCACCGAGATATCCCCCTGGCTGGAGCTCACCCGGTGGCCCGAGTTCCTGCATGGGCATGCCTTCACAGCGGTGGCCCCGCTGGCTGCGCCACCAGATCCCACGGCTGAGCCCCTTCTGACAGTGTTCAGCGCCAGCGTCGAGCGGCTGATCGAGGCGGCCTACCAGTCCATCAAGACGCGGCGGATCAACGAGTTTGACCAGGTGAGTCGGCAAGCAAGCGAGAAATATACATATATTggcactcccacaccacatgcactcccacaccacatgcGCGCACGTGCACACCCATATGCCATATGCATgtag